A stretch of Myxococcus virescens DNA encodes these proteins:
- a CDS encoding AAA family ATPase codes for MNQPARALSPVPSPANARSAMERIATQLGRAVQGKSSQLQLVVTSLVAGGHVLLEDVPGVGKTTLAEALAKACGLSFARVQFTADLMPADVLGAQVFHAQTATFQFRPGPLFRQLVLADELNRAPPRTQSALLEAMAQGQVSLDGATHALPAPFTVVATQNPVDFSGTYPLPDSQLDRFMVRMSLGHPTPEVEAGLLVTRDGTPPLDAVETVSEPEELASLRSFAAALRLDASVADYVVRLATATRSHGDLERGASTRAVLALGAAARAHALWDARDFATPGDVRAVLVPCWAHRIMLRSAVQGLTARDEAAHLLEEIARKVPAPR; via the coding sequence ATGAACCAGCCTGCCCGCGCCCTCTCCCCGGTGCCTTCCCCCGCAAACGCGCGCTCGGCGATGGAACGCATCGCCACCCAGCTGGGCCGCGCGGTGCAGGGAAAATCCTCCCAACTCCAGCTCGTGGTGACGTCCCTGGTCGCCGGCGGCCATGTGCTGCTGGAGGACGTCCCGGGCGTGGGCAAGACGACGCTCGCCGAGGCCCTGGCCAAGGCCTGCGGCCTGAGCTTCGCCCGCGTCCAGTTCACCGCGGACCTGATGCCCGCCGACGTGCTGGGCGCCCAGGTCTTCCACGCGCAGACGGCCACCTTCCAGTTCCGCCCCGGTCCCCTCTTCCGGCAGCTGGTGCTGGCGGATGAGCTGAACCGCGCCCCGCCGCGCACCCAGTCCGCGCTGCTGGAGGCCATGGCCCAGGGCCAGGTCTCCCTGGACGGCGCCACGCACGCGCTGCCCGCGCCCTTCACGGTGGTGGCCACGCAGAACCCGGTGGACTTCTCCGGCACCTACCCGCTGCCGGACTCGCAGCTGGACCGCTTCATGGTGCGCATGTCCCTGGGCCACCCGACGCCGGAGGTGGAGGCCGGGCTGCTCGTCACCCGCGACGGCACGCCGCCCCTGGACGCGGTGGAGACCGTCTCCGAGCCCGAGGAGCTGGCGTCCCTGCGCTCGTTCGCCGCGGCGCTGCGGCTGGACGCATCGGTCGCGGACTACGTGGTGCGGCTGGCCACGGCCACGCGCTCGCATGGCGACCTGGAGCGAGGCGCCTCCACCCGCGCGGTGCTCGCGCTGGGCGCGGCCGCACGGGCCCACGCGCTGTGGGACGCCCGGGACTTCGCCACGCCCGGTGACGTCCGCGCGGTGCTGGTGCCCTGCTGGGCCCACCGCATCATGCTGCGCAGCGCCGTGCAGGGCTTGACCGCGCGCGACGAGGCGGCGCACCTGCTGGAGGAGATTGCCCGAAAGGTCCCGGCGCCCCGGTGA
- a CDS encoding STAS domain-containing protein, giving the protein MSGLQIHREESAGSVTLRLEGTLDGKTAEEVRTSLSALSGCEVVLDFTHLREFKDSAVGVLTRGLVERPVQLRGLATHHERMFRYFGVGTGTSPRPAYYTPEDVFLA; this is encoded by the coding sequence ATGTCGGGGCTACAGATCCACCGTGAGGAGTCCGCAGGTTCCGTGACGCTGCGGCTGGAAGGCACGCTGGACGGCAAGACGGCGGAAGAGGTCCGGACCTCTCTGAGCGCCCTGAGTGGGTGTGAGGTCGTCCTGGACTTCACCCACCTGCGGGAGTTCAAGGACAGCGCCGTGGGCGTCCTGACGCGAGGCCTGGTGGAGCGCCCCGTCCAGCTGCGCGGCCTGGCCACCCACCACGAGCGGATGTTCCGGTACTTCGGTGTGGGCACAGGGACGTCGCCGCGCCCCGCCTACTACACGCCCGAGGACGTCTTCCTGGCGTAG
- a CDS encoding lytic transglycosylase domain-containing protein, producing the protein MRGWTVAVAAWMVGTGAVAFPVQVPEGAQGEGSEVTELRAKLAERDAELKATLAKLHLYEDEAHYAEAEALGITEMVKASGLPARQQRRLAVAIVREAARNNIDPLLVVAVIRCESSFNNYAVSHVGAMGLMQVMPDTGTWLADKAGLRLGRASNLFDSETNVELGTAYLADLIQRFGTVEKALVAYNAGPGLARRILAKKEARTKFMAGYPAKVVKEFRKLKAAQEKQLTLREAQKTNGQKS; encoded by the coding sequence ATGAGGGGCTGGACGGTGGCGGTGGCGGCTTGGATGGTGGGGACGGGGGCGGTCGCGTTTCCGGTGCAGGTGCCGGAAGGCGCCCAGGGCGAGGGGTCGGAGGTGACGGAGCTGCGCGCGAAGCTGGCCGAGCGCGACGCCGAGCTGAAGGCGACCCTTGCGAAGCTGCACCTCTACGAGGATGAGGCCCACTACGCCGAGGCCGAGGCCCTGGGCATCACGGAGATGGTGAAGGCCTCTGGCCTCCCCGCCCGGCAGCAGCGCCGGCTGGCGGTGGCCATCGTCCGGGAGGCGGCTCGCAACAACATCGACCCGCTCCTGGTGGTGGCGGTGATCCGCTGCGAGAGCTCCTTCAACAACTACGCGGTGTCCCACGTCGGGGCCATGGGCCTGATGCAGGTGATGCCGGACACCGGCACCTGGCTGGCGGACAAGGCCGGCCTGCGGCTGGGCCGCGCCAGCAACCTCTTCGACTCGGAGACCAACGTGGAGCTGGGGACCGCGTACCTGGCGGACCTCATCCAGCGCTTCGGCACCGTGGAGAAGGCCCTGGTCGCCTACAACGCCGGCCCCGGGCTGGCCCGCCGCATCCTGGCCAAGAAGGAAGCGCGCACGAAGTTCATGGCCGGCTACCCCGCCAAGGTCGTGAAGGAATTCCGCAAGCTGAAGGCCGCTCAGGAGAAGCAGCTCACGCTGCGAGAGGCCCAGAAGACGAATGGCCAGAAGAGCTGA
- a CDS encoding lmo0937 family membrane protein has product MYWTMGIILLVLWGLGLTTGSTEGYWVHLLLLFAMVALLLAVVSQGRRAASA; this is encoded by the coding sequence GTGTACTGGACGATGGGAATCATCCTGTTGGTGTTGTGGGGGCTGGGGCTGACCACCGGCTCCACCGAGGGCTACTGGGTCCATCTGCTGCTGCTGTTCGCGATGGTGGCGCTCCTGCTGGCGGTGGTGTCTCAGGGCCGCCGGGCGGCCTCGGCGTGA